From a single Labrenzia sp. PHM005 genomic region:
- the nusG gene encoding transcription termination/antitermination protein NusG — protein MAKRWYIVHAYSNFEKKVAESIREKAEQKGLSDLFEEILVPMEKVVEVRRGRKVDAERKFFPGYVLVKMDMTNEAFHLIKDTPKVTGFLGADQKPMPIPEKEAMRIINQVQEGVDRPKPSVSFEVGEQVRVSDGPFASFSGLVEEVDDERARLKVAVSIFGRATPVELEFGQVDKL, from the coding sequence ATGGCCAAGCGCTGGTACATTGTGCACGCCTATTCGAATTTCGAGAAAAAGGTCGCCGAGTCCATTCGCGAAAAGGCCGAGCAGAAGGGTTTGTCCGATCTGTTTGAGGAAATTCTCGTTCCGATGGAGAAGGTCGTTGAAGTGCGCCGTGGCCGCAAGGTCGATGCGGAGCGCAAGTTCTTCCCGGGCTATGTCCTAGTGAAGATGGATATGACCAATGAGGCGTTCCACCTGATTAAGGACACGCCGAAAGTAACCGGGTTCCTGGGCGCGGATCAAAAGCCGATGCCGATCCCGGAAAAAGAAGCCATGCGCATCATCAACCAGGTGCAAGAGGGCGTCGACCGGCCGAAGCCGTCCGTCAGCTTTGAGGTTGGTGAGCAGGTCCGGGTGTCCGATGGCCCGTTTGCGTCCTTCTCCGGCTTGGTCGAAGAAGTTGATGACGAGCGGGCGCGCCTCAAGGTGGCAGTGTCCATCTTTGGCCGGGCGACGCCGGTTGAATTGGAATTCGGTCAGGTCGATAAGCTCTGA
- the rplK gene encoding 50S ribosomal protein L11, with the protein MAKKIEGFLKLQVPAGSATPSPPIGPALGQRGLNIMEFCKAFNAQTQDVEKGAPCPTVITYYTDKSFTFEVKTAPVSFFLKKAAKLQKGSSTPGRGTVGSVSKAQVKEIAEAKMKDLNANDIDAAMLMVEGSARSMGFEVTE; encoded by the coding sequence ATGGCGAAGAAGATCGAAGGCTTCCTGAAGCTTCAGGTGCCGGCAGGCTCTGCGACCCCGTCCCCGCCCATCGGGCCGGCACTTGGTCAGCGTGGTCTGAACATCATGGAATTCTGTAAAGCGTTCAACGCGCAGACCCAGGATGTTGAAAAGGGCGCTCCGTGCCCGACCGTGATCACTTACTACACCGATAAGTCTTTCACGTTTGAAGTGAAGACGGCTCCGGTCAGTTTCTTCTTGAAGAAAGCTGCCAAGCTCCAGAAGGGTTCTTCCACTCCGGGCCGCGGCACCGTTGGTTCCGTGAGCAAGGCTCAGGTGAAAGAAATCGCCGAAGCCAAAATGAAGGACCTGAATGCCAACGACATCGATGCAGCAATGCTGATGGTTGAAGGCTCCGCCCGTTCCATGGGCTTCGAGGTAACGGAGTAA
- the rplA gene encoding 50S ribosomal protein L1 yields the protein MAKVGKRISAAREGIDRNKLYSLNEAIGLVKDRSKTKFDETVEVAINLGVDPRHADQMVRGVCVLPNGTGKNVKVAVFARGDKAEEAKAAGADIVGAEELVQEVQGGKIDFDTVIATPDMMPLVGRLGKVLGPRGMMPNPKVGTVTPDVSKAVNDAKGGAVQFRVEKAGIVHAGVGKVSFSEEKISENVKALIDAVQKAKPTGAKGTYMKRIAVSSTMGPGVKVDLASVAGE from the coding sequence ATGGCGAAGGTTGGAAAACGTATTTCTGCAGCGCGTGAAGGTATCGACCGCAACAAGCTGTACTCGCTGAACGAAGCTATCGGCCTCGTCAAAGACCGCTCCAAGACCAAATTCGACGAAACCGTCGAAGTTGCGATCAATCTTGGTGTTGATCCGCGTCACGCAGACCAGATGGTCCGTGGTGTGTGCGTGCTGCCGAACGGCACAGGCAAAAACGTCAAGGTTGCCGTGTTCGCACGTGGCGACAAGGCGGAAGAAGCCAAAGCTGCTGGCGCTGACATCGTTGGTGCAGAAGAGTTGGTTCAGGAAGTCCAGGGCGGCAAGATCGATTTCGATACGGTCATTGCAACTCCGGACATGATGCCGCTCGTCGGCCGTCTCGGTAAGGTTCTCGGCCCGCGTGGCATGATGCCGAACCCGAAAGTCGGTACTGTGACCCCGGACGTCTCCAAGGCGGTTAACGACGCCAAGGGCGGTGCGGTTCAGTTCCGTGTTGAAAAGGCCGGTATCGTTCATGCAGGCGTTGGCAAGGTGTCTTTCTCTGAAGAGAAGATCTCCGAAAACGTCAAGGCTTTGATCGACGCCGTTCAAAAAGCCAAGCCGACAGGCGCAAAGGGCACTTACATGAAGCGCATTGCTGTGTCTTCCACGATGGGCCCGGGCGTGAAAGTTGATCTGGCGAGCGTCGCTGGCGAATAA
- the rplJ gene encoding 50S ribosomal protein L10, with translation MERAEKQEFVTSFNAELADTGVVVVAHYAGLSVAQMTALRSSVRDAGGSVKVAKNRLVKLALKGTDLEHISDLLQGPTVLVYSDDPVAAPKAAVDFAKANDKLEILGGALGTTNLSPEGVKSLATMPSLDELRAKLVGMIQTPASRIAQVVNAPAGQVARVFGAYAKKDEAA, from the coding sequence GTGGAAAGAGCGGAAAAGCAAGAGTTCGTGACATCCTTCAACGCCGAGCTGGCTGACACCGGCGTCGTTGTCGTCGCGCACTATGCAGGTCTTTCGGTTGCACAGATGACGGCCCTACGGTCGTCCGTACGTGACGCCGGCGGTTCTGTAAAAGTCGCAAAAAACCGCCTTGTGAAACTCGCCCTCAAAGGCACTGACCTTGAGCACATCTCCGACCTGCTTCAGGGCCCGACCGTACTCGTCTACTCCGACGATCCGGTTGCAGCTCCTAAAGCAGCTGTCGATTTCGCCAAGGCCAACGATAAGTTGGAAATCCTTGGTGGTGCTCTTGGAACGACAAACCTGAGCCCGGAAGGGGTCAAGTCACTGGCAACAATGCCGTCGCTCGACGAGCTGCGTGCAAAGCTGGTTGGCATGATCCAGACACCGGCATCGCGCATCGCGCAGGTTGTCAACGCACCGGCCGGGCAGGTTGCCCGCGTCTTCGGCGCGTACGCCAAGAAGGACGAGGCCGCATAA
- the rplL gene encoding 50S ribosomal protein L7/L12, with protein MADLEKLVEELSALTVMEAAELSKLLEEKWGVSAAAPVAVAAVAGGGEAAAAEEKTEFDVVLASAGDKKINVIKEVRAITGLGLKEAKELVEGAPKAVKEAVSKDEAEELKKKLEEAGASVELK; from the coding sequence ATGGCTGATCTTGAAAAGCTCGTAGAAGAACTGTCCGCACTGACTGTTATGGAAGCTGCTGAACTGTCCAAGCTTCTGGAAGAGAAGTGGGGCGTTTCTGCTGCTGCTCCGGTTGCTGTTGCAGCTGTTGCTGGTGGCGGCGAAGCTGCTGCTGCTGAAGAAAAGACTGAATTTGATGTTGTTCTGGCGTCTGCTGGCGACAAGAAAATCAACGTCATCAAAGAAGTCCGTGCAATCACCGGTCTTGGCCTGAAAGAAGCTAAAGAGCTCGTCGAAGGTGCTCCGAAAGCCGTCAAGGAAGCTGTTTCCAAGGACGAAGCTGAAGAGCTGAAGAAGAAGCTGGAAGAAGCTGGCGCTTCTGTCGAGCTGAAGTAA
- the rpoB gene encoding DNA-directed RNA polymerase subunit beta, giving the protein MTQTFNGRKKVRKYFGSIRDVAAMPNLIEVQKASYDQFLQVDEMPGGGRKDEGLEAVFQSVFPISDFAGTSLLEFVSYEFEAPKYDVDECRQRDMTFAAPLKVTLRLIVFDVDEDTGAKSVKDIKEQDVYMGDMPFMTDNGTFIVNGTERVIVSQMHRSPGVFFDHDKGKTHSSGKLLFAARVIPYRGSWLDIEFDAKDIVHARIDRRRKIPVTSLLMALGLDGEEILNTFYKQIDYGRQKDGSWRMPFDGARLKGTKASYDLIDADSGEVVVEGGRKITARTIKQLGEKGVTALKVTDEDLHGQYLAEDIVDMQSGEIYAEAGDEITGKLLEELVERGYHDLTVLDIDHVNTGPYIRNTLNVDKNESREDALFDIYRVMRPGEPPTIDTAEAMFQSLFFDAERYDLSAVGRVKMNMRLDVDAEDTVRVLRKEDILEVIRVLLELRDGKGDIDDIDNLGNRRVRSVGELMENQYRVGLLRMERAIKERMSSVEIDTVMPQDLINAKPAAAAVREFFGSSQLSQFMDQTNPLSEVTHKRRLSALGPGGLTRERAGFEVRDVHPTHYGRICPIETPEGPNIGLINSLATFARVNKYGFIESPYRKVKDGVVTNDVVYLSAMEEAKHYVAQSNAEYDADGRFTTELITCRHAGENMMVPSDKVDLMDVSPKQLVSVAASLIPFLENDDANRALMGSNMMRQAVPLVKAEAPFVGTGMEAVVARDSGAAIGARRAGVVDQVDATRIVIRATEELDPGKSGVDIYSLQKFQRSNQNTCINQRPLVRVGDRVHKGDIIADGPSTDLGDLALGRNVLVAFMPWNGYNFEDSILLSERIVSDDVFTSIHLEEFEVMARDTKLGPEEITRDIPNVSEEALKNLDEAGIVYIGAELQPGDILCGKITPKGESPMTPEEKLLRAIFGEKASDVRDTSLRLPPGVGGTVVEVRVFNRHGVEKDERAMAIEREEIERLAKDRDDEQAILDRNVYGRLAEMLMDKSAVAGPKGFKKDTTLTGDVLNDFPRSQWWQFATDDEKFMSEIEALRGQYDESRKRLEQRFIDKVEKLQRGDELPPGVMKMVKVFVAVKRKLQPGDKMAGRHGNKGVVSKINPCEDMPFLEDGTHVDIVLNPLGVPSRMNVGQILETHMGWACRGMGLRIGEMYDEYRKTGEIENLRGKVIEIYGDNMKGDPVKEFDDEGVVKLAEQLKKGVSIATPVFDGAREPDVVDALNIADFDPSGQSTLFDGRTGEEFDRKVTVGYIYMLKLHHLVDDKIHARSIGPYSLVTQQPLGGKAQFGGQRFGEMEVWALEAYGAAYTLQEMLTVKSDDVAGRTKVYEAIVRGDDTFEAGIPESFNVLVKEMRSLGLNVELQRTDAPEIGAEETADAAE; this is encoded by the coding sequence ATGACCCAAACGTTCAACGGTCGCAAAAAGGTCCGTAAATATTTCGGATCGATCCGCGATGTCGCGGCAATGCCCAATCTCATTGAGGTTCAAAAGGCCTCCTACGACCAGTTCCTGCAGGTCGATGAGATGCCTGGGGGCGGCCGCAAAGATGAAGGCCTTGAAGCGGTCTTCCAGTCCGTATTTCCAATTTCTGATTTTGCGGGCACTTCCCTTCTGGAATTTGTTTCCTACGAATTTGAAGCTCCAAAATACGACGTTGATGAGTGCCGCCAGCGCGACATGACCTTCGCAGCACCGCTGAAGGTTACCCTGCGCCTCATCGTCTTCGACGTCGATGAAGACACCGGTGCCAAGTCCGTTAAAGACATCAAAGAACAAGATGTCTACATGGGCGACATGCCGTTCATGACCGACAACGGTACGTTCATCGTCAATGGCACCGAGCGTGTGATCGTCTCCCAGATGCACCGCTCTCCGGGCGTGTTCTTCGATCACGACAAAGGCAAGACCCACTCTTCGGGCAAACTGCTGTTTGCAGCCCGCGTTATTCCGTACCGCGGTTCCTGGTTGGACATTGAGTTCGACGCCAAGGACATCGTCCATGCGCGGATCGACCGCCGGCGCAAAATTCCGGTGACGTCACTGTTGATGGCACTTGGTCTGGACGGCGAAGAAATTCTCAACACGTTCTACAAGCAGATCGATTATGGCCGTCAGAAAGACGGATCCTGGCGCATGCCGTTTGACGGCGCACGTCTGAAAGGCACCAAGGCCTCCTACGATCTGATTGATGCCGACAGCGGTGAAGTGGTTGTCGAAGGTGGCCGTAAGATCACTGCACGCACCATCAAGCAGCTCGGCGAAAAAGGCGTTACCGCGCTGAAAGTGACCGACGAAGATCTGCACGGCCAGTATCTGGCTGAGGACATCGTCGACATGCAGTCCGGTGAAATCTACGCCGAAGCTGGCGACGAGATCACCGGCAAACTGCTGGAAGAGCTGGTTGAGCGTGGCTACCACGATCTAACCGTGCTCGACATCGACCACGTCAACACCGGTCCTTATATTCGCAACACGCTGAACGTGGATAAGAACGAATCCCGCGAAGATGCGCTGTTCGACATCTACCGTGTGATGCGTCCGGGTGAGCCGCCCACCATCGACACCGCAGAAGCGATGTTCCAGTCGTTGTTCTTTGACGCTGAGCGTTATGACCTGTCCGCGGTTGGCCGCGTGAAGATGAACATGCGTCTGGATGTTGATGCGGAAGACACGGTCCGTGTTCTGCGCAAGGAAGACATTCTGGAAGTTATCCGGGTTCTTCTGGAGCTGCGTGACGGCAAAGGCGACATCGACGACATCGACAACCTGGGCAACCGCCGTGTTCGCTCTGTCGGGGAATTGATGGAAAACCAGTACCGCGTCGGCCTGCTGCGCATGGAACGTGCGATCAAGGAGCGGATGAGCTCCGTTGAGATCGACACGGTGATGCCGCAGGATCTGATCAACGCGAAACCGGCGGCCGCAGCTGTCCGTGAATTCTTTGGCTCTTCGCAGCTGTCGCAGTTCATGGACCAGACCAACCCGCTGTCGGAAGTCACCCACAAGCGCCGCTTGTCGGCTCTTGGGCCGGGCGGCTTGACTCGTGAGCGCGCAGGCTTCGAAGTCCGCGACGTTCACCCGACGCACTACGGCCGTATCTGCCCGATTGAGACCCCGGAAGGTCCAAACATCGGTCTGATCAACTCGCTCGCAACGTTTGCCCGTGTCAACAAGTACGGCTTCATCGAAAGCCCGTACCGTAAGGTGAAAGACGGTGTTGTCACCAACGACGTCGTATATCTGTCGGCTATGGAAGAAGCGAAACACTATGTTGCGCAGTCCAACGCCGAATACGACGCAGACGGCCGTTTCACTACAGAGCTGATCACCTGCCGCCACGCTGGCGAAAACATGATGGTTCCGTCCGACAAGGTCGACCTCATGGACGTGTCGCCGAAGCAGCTGGTATCTGTCGCTGCATCGCTCATTCCGTTCCTGGAAAACGATGATGCGAACCGGGCTCTGATGGGCTCGAACATGATGCGTCAGGCTGTGCCGCTTGTTAAGGCGGAAGCACCGTTTGTCGGCACTGGTATGGAAGCGGTTGTGGCCCGGGATTCCGGTGCTGCGATTGGCGCCCGCCGGGCAGGTGTTGTTGACCAGGTGGATGCGACCCGTATCGTTATCCGGGCAACTGAAGAACTCGATCCGGGCAAGTCCGGTGTTGATATCTACAGCCTGCAGAAGTTCCAGCGGTCCAACCAGAACACCTGTATCAACCAGCGCCCGCTGGTTCGGGTTGGGGACCGGGTCCATAAGGGCGATATCATCGCGGATGGTCCGTCCACGGATCTTGGTGATCTGGCACTCGGCCGGAACGTGCTCGTCGCGTTCATGCCTTGGAACGGATACAACTTCGAGGATTCCATCCTCTTGTCCGAGCGCATCGTGTCTGACGATGTCTTCACCTCCATCCACCTTGAAGAATTTGAGGTGATGGCGCGTGATACCAAGCTTGGACCGGAAGAAATCACTCGCGATATTCCGAACGTTTCTGAAGAAGCGCTGAAGAATCTCGATGAAGCCGGTATCGTTTACATCGGTGCAGAGCTTCAGCCGGGCGATATCCTTTGCGGTAAGATCACGCCGAAGGGCGAAAGCCCGATGACACCGGAAGAAAAGCTTCTGCGTGCCATCTTCGGCGAAAAAGCCTCTGATGTTCGCGACACCTCTCTGCGCTTGCCGCCGGGAGTTGGCGGTACTGTTGTTGAAGTTCGTGTTTTCAACCGCCACGGCGTTGAAAAAGACGAACGCGCGATGGCCATCGAGCGTGAAGAAATCGAACGCCTTGCAAAAGACCGTGACGATGAGCAGGCAATTCTTGACCGCAACGTCTATGGCCGCCTGGCCGAGATGCTGATGGACAAGTCTGCTGTAGCTGGTCCGAAGGGCTTCAAGAAAGACACGACCCTGACCGGGGATGTTCTCAACGACTTCCCGCGCTCGCAGTGGTGGCAGTTTGCGACCGACGACGAGAAGTTCATGTCCGAGATCGAAGCTCTGCGCGGTCAGTATGACGAAAGCCGCAAGCGCCTCGAGCAGCGTTTCATCGACAAGGTCGAGAAACTGCAGCGTGGTGACGAACTGCCGCCAGGCGTCATGAAGATGGTCAAAGTTTTCGTTGCTGTGAAGCGCAAGCTGCAGCCGGGCGACAAAATGGCCGGCCGTCACGGCAACAAGGGTGTGGTTTCCAAAATCAACCCTTGTGAAGACATGCCGTTCCTGGAAGATGGCACGCACGTCGACATCGTGTTGAACCCGCTCGGCGTTCCGTCGCGCATGAACGTTGGTCAGATCCTTGAAACCCACATGGGTTGGGCCTGCCGCGGCATGGGCTTGCGCATCGGTGAAATGTACGATGAGTACCGCAAGACTGGTGAGATCGAGAACCTTCGTGGCAAGGTGATCGAGATCTACGGCGACAACATGAAGGGCGATCCGGTCAAGGAATTTGACGATGAAGGTGTCGTCAAGCTTGCCGAACAGCTGAAGAAGGGTGTGTCCATCGCGACCCCAGTCTTTGACGGTGCGCGTGAGCCCGATGTTGTCGATGCGCTGAACATCGCCGATTTCGATCCGAGTGGTCAGTCAACACTGTTTGACGGCCGGACCGGTGAGGAATTCGACCGGAAGGTGACTGTGGGCTATATTTATATGCTCAAGCTTCACCACTTGGTCGATGACAAGATCCACGCCCGTTCGATTGGCCCGTACTCGCTTGTCACCCAGCAGCCGCTTGGTGGTAAGGCACAGTTCGGTGGCCAGCGCTTCGGGGAAATGGAGGTCTGGGCGCTTGAAGCTTACGGTGCAGCTTACACGCTGCAGGAAATGCTTACCGTTAAGTCGGATGACGTTGCTGGCCGGACAAAGGTTTATGAAGCCATTGTCCGCGGTGATGACACCTTCGAAGCTGGTATCCCGGAAAGCTTCAACGTGCTTGTGAAGGAAATGCGGTCCCTGGGTCTCAACGTTGAACTTCAACGTACCGATGCCCCAGAGATTGGCGCGGAAGAAACTGCGGACGCCGCAGAATAA
- the rpoC gene encoding DNA-directed RNA polymerase subunit beta' gives MNHEVMNLFNQQAPTQTFDNIKISLASPEKILSWSFGEIKKPETINYRTFKPERDGLFCARIFGPIKDYECLCGKYKRMKYKGVICEKCGVEVTLSRVRRERMGHIELAAPVAHIWFLKSLPSRIGLLLDMTLKDLERVLYFENYVVLEPGLTPLKQHQLLSEEDYVAAQDEYGEDAFTAMIGAEAIREILMSMDLERESEKLRQEIAEATTELKPKKLAKRLKVIEAFMESGNRPEWMIMTVVPVIPPDLRPLVPLDGGRFATSDLNDLYRRVINRNNRLRRLMELRAPDIIIRNEKRMLQESVDALFDNGRRGRVITGANKRPLKSLSDMLKGKQGRFRQNLLGKRVDYSGRSVITVGPELKLHQCGLPKKMALELFKPFIYSRLDAKGFSSTVKQAKKLVEKERPEVWDILDEVIREHPVLLNRAPTLHRLGIQAFEPTLIEGKAIQLHPLVCSAFNADFDGDQMAVHVPLSLEAQLEARTLMMSTNNILHPANGGPIIVPSQDIVLGLYYLSIMAEKEPGEGMAFSDIGEIHHALANKVITLHTKIKGRFRSVDAEGNPTSEIFETTPGRMLIAELLPKHHEVPFDVANKLMTKKDISKMIDTVYRACGQKETVIFCDRIMQLGFTNACNAGISFGMDDMVIPDTKQKLVGETASLATEYEQQYNDGLITQGEKYNKVVDAWAKCTDKIADEMMARIKAVQVDEETGRQKPMNSVYMMSHSGARGSPQQMKQLAGMRGLMAKPDGSIIENPIISNFKEGLSVLEYFNSTHGARKGLADTALKTANSGYLTRRLVDVAQDSIILEPDCGSERGITVAPIVDAGNVIASLGMRVLGRTTAEDVINNQTGEVIVPKGTLIDEKDVDAIEAAKVQQIKIRSVLTCETETGVCATCYGRDLARGTPVNMGEAVGVIAAQSIGEPGTQLTMRTFHIGGTAQVVDSSFIESNVDGTVKIRNRSVNRDSEGNLVAMVRNMSIVVIDSDGNERAVHRVAYGSKLHVDEGDAVKRGQRIAEWDPYTRPMLAEVDGVVDFEDLVDGASVQETADEATGITKRVVIDWRSSQRGADLKPAIVIKDAKGSVAKNQRGSDARLMLSVDAVLSVQPGNSIKAGDVLARIPLESAKTKDITGGLPRVAELFEARRPKDHAIIAEIDGTIRFGRDYKNKRRIIIDPAEDGAEPVEYLIPKGKHFHLQEGDAIEKGEYILDGNPAPHDILAVKGVEALAAYLVNEIQEVYRLQGVTINDKHIEVIVRQMLQKIEITDPGETEFFSGEQIDKLDFEEANRKAVDNARDPAKGVPVLLGITKASLQTRSFFSAASFQETTRVLTDAAVNGKTDPLVGLKENVIVGRLIPAGTGGVMKRIRKIATHRDDLIQEAQRQQSSDSAAEGLLEDMTGAAE, from the coding sequence ATGAATCATGAGGTCATGAACCTGTTCAATCAGCAGGCTCCCACACAGACCTTCGACAATATCAAGATCTCTCTGGCAAGCCCGGAGAAGATCCTGTCCTGGTCGTTCGGTGAGATCAAAAAGCCGGAAACCATCAACTACCGGACGTTCAAGCCGGAGCGTGATGGCCTTTTCTGCGCGCGCATCTTTGGCCCGATCAAAGACTACGAATGTCTTTGCGGCAAATATAAGCGTATGAAATACAAAGGCGTTATCTGTGAAAAATGTGGCGTTGAAGTCACTCTTTCCCGCGTGCGCCGTGAACGTATGGGCCACATCGAGCTTGCAGCTCCGGTCGCTCACATCTGGTTCCTGAAGTCCCTGCCGAGCCGCATTGGTTTGCTGCTCGACATGACGCTGAAGGATCTGGAGCGCGTTCTATACTTCGAAAACTACGTTGTTCTGGAGCCGGGCCTGACCCCGCTCAAGCAGCATCAGCTTCTGTCTGAAGAAGATTATGTCGCTGCTCAGGACGAGTACGGCGAAGACGCCTTCACAGCGATGATCGGTGCAGAAGCGATCCGCGAGATCCTGATGTCCATGGATCTTGAGCGCGAAAGTGAAAAACTGCGCCAGGAAATCGCCGAAGCAACCACTGAGCTGAAGCCGAAGAAACTGGCCAAGCGCCTGAAGGTCATCGAAGCGTTCATGGAATCGGGCAACCGTCCGGAATGGATGATCATGACCGTTGTTCCGGTCATTCCGCCGGATCTGCGTCCGCTGGTTCCGCTCGATGGTGGCCGGTTCGCAACGTCAGATCTGAACGATCTGTACCGCCGTGTGATCAACCGGAACAACCGTCTGCGCCGCCTGATGGAACTGCGCGCTCCGGACATTATCATCCGGAACGAGAAGCGTATGCTTCAGGAATCCGTTGACGCTCTGTTTGACAACGGCCGCCGTGGCCGCGTCATCACCGGCGCCAACAAGCGTCCGCTGAAGTCGCTGTCCGACATGCTGAAAGGTAAGCAGGGCCGCTTCCGTCAGAACCTTCTTGGAAAGCGCGTCGACTATTCCGGTCGTTCGGTTATTACCGTGGGTCCGGAACTGAAGCTGCACCAGTGCGGTTTGCCGAAGAAAATGGCGCTTGAGCTGTTCAAGCCGTTCATCTATTCGCGCCTCGACGCCAAGGGCTTCTCTTCAACTGTCAAACAGGCGAAGAAGCTCGTTGAAAAAGAGCGTCCGGAAGTCTGGGATATCCTCGATGAGGTCATCCGCGAGCACCCGGTTCTCTTGAACCGTGCACCGACGCTTCACCGTCTTGGCATTCAGGCGTTCGAACCGACCCTGATTGAAGGCAAGGCCATCCAGCTGCACCCGCTCGTCTGTTCCGCGTTTAACGCTGACTTCGACGGTGACCAAATGGCTGTTCACGTCCCGCTGTCGCTGGAAGCCCAGCTGGAAGCGCGGACGCTGATGATGTCTACCAACAACATTCTGCACCCGGCCAACGGTGGCCCGATCATCGTACCGTCGCAGGATATTGTTCTCGGTCTCTACTATCTGTCGATCATGGCTGAGAAAGAGCCGGGCGAGGGCATGGCCTTCTCCGATATCGGTGAAATCCACCATGCGCTGGCCAACAAGGTCATCACGCTGCACACGAAGATCAAAGGCCGGTTCCGCTCTGTGGATGCAGAAGGCAATCCGACGTCTGAAATCTTCGAGACCACACCAGGCCGGATGCTGATTGCAGAACTTCTGCCGAAGCACCACGAAGTGCCGTTTGATGTGGCCAACAAGCTGATGACCAAGAAGGACATCTCCAAGATGATCGACACGGTATACCGTGCTTGCGGTCAGAAGGAGACGGTTATCTTCTGTGACCGGATCATGCAGCTCGGCTTCACCAACGCGTGTAACGCAGGCATCTCCTTCGGCATGGACGACATGGTTATCCCGGACACCAAGCAGAAGCTTGTTGGGGAAACCGCGTCGCTCGCAACCGAATACGAGCAGCAGTACAACGATGGTCTGATCACTCAGGGCGAGAAGTACAACAAGGTTGTCGACGCCTGGGCGAAATGTACCGACAAGATCGCTGACGAGATGATGGCCCGCATTAAGGCGGTTCAGGTCGACGAGGAAACCGGACGTCAAAAGCCGATGAACTCGGTTTACATGATGTCCCACTCCGGTGCCCGTGGTTCGCCTCAACAGATGAAGCAGCTGGCCGGTATGCGTGGTCTGATGGCCAAGCCGGATGGTTCGATCATCGAAAACCCGATCATCTCGAACTTTAAAGAAGGTCTCTCGGTTCTCGAGTACTTCAACTCCACCCACGGTGCCCGTAAGGGTCTTGCCGATACGGCGTTGAAGACTGCGAACTCCGGTTACCTGACTCGCCGTCTCGTGGACGTTGCGCAGGATTCCATCATCCTTGAACCGGATTGTGGTTCTGAGCGCGGCATCACAGTGGCGCCGATTGTTGACGCCGGTAACGTCATTGCCTCTCTGGGTATGCGTGTTCTCGGCCGGACAACGGCGGAAGACGTCATCAACAACCAGACCGGCGAAGTCATCGTTCCGAAGGGGACTTTGATCGACGAGAAAGACGTTGATGCGATCGAAGCGGCAAAAGTTCAGCAGATCAAGATCCGTTCGGTTCTGACCTGTGAAACGGAAACCGGCGTGTGTGCGACCTGTTACGGCCGTGACCTTGCACGTGGTACTCCGGTGAATATGGGTGAAGCTGTCGGAGTTATCGCTGCGCAGTCGATCGGTGAACCGGGCACTCAGCTGACCATGCGTACCTTCCACATTGGTGGTACGGCGCAGGTTGTCGATAGCTCGTTCATCGAATCCAACGTCGATGGCACGGTCAAGATCCGTAACCGTTCGGTCAATCGCGACAGTGAAGGCAACCTGGTTGCCATGGTCCGCAACATGTCTATCGTTGTCATCGACAGCGACGGCAACGAGCGTGCCGTTCACCGTGTTGCATACGGCTCCAAGCTGCATGTCGACGAAGGGGATGCGGTTAAGCGCGGCCAGCGGATTGCCGAATGGGATCCGTACACCCGTCCGATGCTTGCCGAAGTTGACGGTGTCGTGGACTTTGAAGACCTGGTTGACGGGGCTTCTGTTCAGGAAACTGCCGATGAGGCGACCGGTATCACCAAGCGTGTTGTCATTGACTGGCGCTCTTCGCAGCGTGGTGCGGACCTCAAGCCGGCGATTGTCATCAAGGACGCAAAAGGGTCTGTTGCTAAAAACCAGCGCGGATCCGATGCACGCCTGATGCTGTCTGTGGATGCGGTTCTGTCCGTTCAGCCGGGCAACTCCATCAAGGCTGGTGACGTTCTTGCGCGTATTCCGCTGGAAAGCGCGAAGACCAAGGACATCACCGGTGGTCTGCCGCGTGTTGCGGAACTGTTCGAAGCCCGCCGTCCGAAGGATCACGCGATCATCGCTGAAATCGATGGTACGATCCGCTTCGGTCGCGACTATAAGAACAAGCGCCGCATCATCATCGATCCTGCTGAGGACGGTGCGGAACCGGTCGAATATCTCATCCCGAAAGGCAAACACTTCCACCTTCAGGAAGGCGATGCCATTGAGAAGGGTGAATATATCCTCGACGGTAACCCGGCACCGCATGACATTCTGGCCGTTAAAGGCGTTGAGGCCCTGGCTGCCTACCTCGTCAACGAGATCCAGGAAGTCTACCGTCTGCAGGGTGTGACCATCAACGACAAGCACATCGAAGTGATTGTCCGTCAGATGCTTCAGAAAATCGAGATTACCGATCCGGGCGAAACGGAGTTCTTCTCCGGCGAACAGATCGACAAACTCGACTTTGAAGAAGCCAATCGCAAGGCGGTCGATAATGCCCGTGATCCGGCAAAGGGCGTTCCAGTCCTTCTGGGTATCACCAAGGCATCGCTTCAGACCCGCTCGTTCTTCTCTGCCGCGTCC